The segment GGATTATAAAGAAAGACCATCTAAAACAATTGAGATGTGTATTTACAATCCCCTTCTCCAAACAGATGACTAATTTACACAGCTCTTATCAATacctcttatcaatagctcttatcaagttGTAAATGACAGTGAATGGTGTCTgatttacctagctcttatcaatagatcTCATCAGTAGGTAATGACAGTAGGTAATGACAGTAGGTAATGACAGTAGGTAATGACAGTGCATGGTGAATGGTGTCTGATTTACCTAGCTCTTATTAATAGATCTCATCAGTAGGTAATGACAGTGCATGGTGAATGGTGTCTgatttacctagctcttatcaatagatcTCATCAGTAGGTAATGACAGTACATGGTGAATGGTGTCTgatttacctagctcttatcaatagatcTCATCAGTAGGTAATGACAGTAGGTAATGACAGTACATGGTGAATGGTGTCTgatttacctagctcttatcaatagatcTCATCAGTAGGTAATGACAGTACATGGTGAATGGTGTCTgatttacctagctcttatcaatagatcTCATCAGTAGGTAATGACAGTAGGTAATGACAGTAGGTAATGACAGTGCATGGTGTCTGATTTACCCAGCTCTTATCAATAGATCTCATCAGTAGGTAATGACAGTGCATGGTGAATGGTGTCTgatttacctagctcttatcaatagatcTCATCAGTAGGTAATGACAGTGCATGGTGAATGGTGTCTgatttacctagctcttatcaatagatcTCATCAGTAGGTAATGACAGTACATGGTGAATGGTGTCTGATTTACCCAGCTCTTATCAATAGATCTCATCAGTAGGTAATGACAGTAGGTAATGACAGTACATGGTGAATGGTGTCTgatttacctagctcttatcaatagatcTCATCAGTAGGTAATGACAGTGCATGGTGAATGGTGTCTgatttacctagctcttatcaatagatcTCATCAGTAGGTAATGACAGTGCATGGTGAATGGTGTCTGATTTACTCAGCTCTATCAATAGATCTCATCAGTAGGTAATGACAGTAGGTAATGACAGTACATGGTGAATGGTGTCTgatttacctagctcttatcaatagatcTCATCAGTAGGTAATGACAGTACATGGTGAATGGTGTCTgatttacctagctcttatcaatagatcTCATCAGTAGGTAATGACAGTAGGTAATGACAGTGCATGGTGAATGGTGTCTgatttacctagctcttatcaatagatcTCATCAGTAGGTAATGACAGTAGGTAATGACAGTAGGTAATGACAGTACATGGTGAATGGTGTCTgatttacctagctcttatcaatagatcTCATCAGTAGGTAATGACAGTGCATGGTGAATGGTGTCTGATTTACCCAGCTCTTATCAATAGATCTCATCAGTAGGTAATGACAGTACATGGTGAATGGTGTCTGATTTACCCAGCTCTTATCAATAGATCTCATCAGTAGGTAATGACAGTGCATGGTGAATGGTGTCTgatttacctagctcttatcaatagatcTCATCAGTAGGTAATGACAGTGCATGGTGAATGGTGTCTGATTTACCCAGCTCTTATCAATAGATCTCATCAGTAGGTAATGACAGTAGGTAATGACAGTGCATGGTGAATGGTGTCTgatttacctagctcttatcaatagatcTCATCAGTAGGTAATGACAGTAGGTAATGACAGTAGGTAATGACAGTAGGTAATGACAGTACATGGTGAATGGTGTCTgatttacctagctcttatcaatagatcTCATCAGTAGGTAATGACAGTAGGTAATGACAGTAGGTAATGACAGTAGGTAATGACAGTACATGGTGAATGGTATCTGATTTACCCAGCTCTTATCAATAGATCTCATCAGTAGGTAATGACAGTGCATGGTGAATGGTATCTGATttacccagcccagcccagaaaAATAAAGTACATGTTTTTCAAACTTGGAACCGGTAGGTTCACGATACGTTACTCACGCACAttcttgctatctctctctcgaacacacgcacacgcacgcacgcacgcacgcacgcacgcacgcacgcacgcacgcacgcacacacacacacacacacacacacacacacacacacacacacacacacacacacacacacacacacacacacacacacacacacacacacacacacacacacacacacacacacacacacacacacacacacaccattaggaCCATTTGGTTCAGGTGACAGCTTCTCATGCTTCTAGCTAGGTTGCCATGAGAGCTCACGTCATATCTGTCTCATGCTGTTAAAAGCGATGTGTGATTTGGGGCATGTAAGCTCTTAGAATCACAGTGTCTGTCGTCCATGGAGGACTAGTACTGTCAGAGAGCCTCAGAGCcctgggaggtaggggaggagaggaggaggaggaggatgaggaggaggaggaggaggaggagcactgtcagagagcctcagagccctgggaggtaggggaggagaggaggaggaggaggatgaggaggaggaggaggaggaggaggactagtactgtcagagagcctcagagccctgggaggtaggggaggaggaggaggaggaggaggaggagtagcactgtcagagagcctcagagccctgggaggtaggggagaagaggaggaggaggaggaggaggaggaggaggaggaggactagtactgtcagagagcctcagagccctgggaggtaggggagaagaggaggaggaggaggcagaggaggaggaggaggaggaggaggactagtactgtcagagagcctcagagccctgggaggtaggggagaagaggaggaggaggaggcagaggaggaggaggaggaggactagtaatgtcagagagcctcagagccctgggaggtagggggaggagaggaggaggaggaggaggaggagggaggaggaggaggaggaagaggaggtaggggaggagaggaggaggaggaggaggagcactgtcagagagcctcagagccctgggaggtaggggaggagaggaggaggaggaggaggaggaggagcactgtcagagagcctcagagccctgggaggtaggggaggagaggaggaggaagaggaagaggaggaggaggaggaggaggaggagcactgtCAGAGAGCCTTAGAGCcctgggaggtaggggaggagaggaggaggaggaggaggaggaggaggaggagcactgtcagagagcctcagagccctgggaggtaggggaggagaggaggaggaggaagaggaggaggaggaggaggaggagcactgtcagagagcctcagagccctgggaggtaggggaggagaggaggatgaggaggaagaggaggaggaggaggaggaggtgcacTGTCAGAGAGCCTTAGTGCcctgggaggtaggggaggagaggaggaggaggaggaggaagaggaggaggaggaggaggaggaggagcactgtcagagagcctcagagccctgggaggtaggggaggagaggaggaggaggaggaggaggaggaggagcactgtcagagagcctcagagccctgggaggtaggggagaagaggaggaggaggaggcggaggaggaggaggaggaggaggagcactgtcagagagcctcagagccctgggaggtaggggaggagaggaggaggaggaggaggaggaggaggaggagcactgtcagagagcctcagagccctgggaggtaggggaggagaggaggaggaggaggaggaggaggaggagcactgtcagagagcctcagagccctgggaggtaggggagaagaggaggaggaggaggaggaggagggagcactgtcagagagcctcagagccctgggaggtaggggaggagaggaggaggaggaggaggaggaggaggaggaggaggagcactgtcagagagcctcagagccctgggaggtaggggagaagaggaggaggaagaggaggcggagaggcggaggaggaggaggaggaggaggaggagcactgtcagagagcctcagagccctgggaggtaggggagaggaggaggaggaggaggaggaggaggaggaggaggaggaggaggaggaggaggaggaggaggactgtcagagagcctcagagccctgggaggtaggggagggagaggaggaggaggaggaagaagaggaggaggaggaggaggaggagcactgtCAGAGAGCCTTAGAGCCCtgggaggtaggagaggagaggaggaggaggaggaggaggaggagggagaaggaggaggagggaggaggaggagcactgtcagagagcctcagagccctgggaggtagagggaggaaggagaaggaggaggaagaggaggaggaggaggagcactgtcagagagcctcagagccctgggaggtaggggaggagaggaggaggaggaggaggaggaggagcactgtcagagagcctcagagccctgggaggtaggggagaagaggaggaggaggaggaggaggaggaggaggaggaggagcactgtcagagagcctcagagccctgggaggtaggggaggaggaggaggaggaggagcactgtcagagagcctcagagccctgggaggtagggggagaagagtagggaggaggaggcggaggaggaggaggaggaggagcactgtcagagagcctcagagccctgggaggtaggggagaagaggaggaggaggaggcagaggaggaggaggaggaggaggaggaggaggaggaggaggaggaggaggaggaggaggaggaggaggagaaggaggaggaggaggaggaggagcactgtcagagagcctcagagccctgggaggtagggggaggagaggaggaggaggaggaagaggagggaggaggaggaggaggaggagcactgtCAGAGAGCCTTAGAGCcctgggaggtaggggaggagaggaggaggaggaggaggagggggaggaggaggagggagcacTGTCAGAGATCCTCAGAGCcctgggaggtagggggaggagaggaggagggggaggaagaggaggaggaggaagaggaggaggaggaggaggaggagtagcactgtcagagagcctcagagccctgggaggtaggggagaagaggaggaggaggaggcagagggaggaggaggaggaggaggaggaggaggaggaggaggagggaggaggaggaggaggaggaggagtagcactgtcagagagcctcagagccctgggaggtaggggagaagaggaggaggaggaggaggaggaggaggagtagcactgtcagagagcctcagagccctgggaggtaggggagaagaggaggaggaggaggaggaggaggaggagcactgtcagagagcctcagagccctgggaggtaggggagaagaggaggaggaggaggaagaggaggaggaggagcactgtcagagagcctcagagccctgggaggtaggggagaagaggaggaggaagaggaggaggaggaggaggaggaggaggagcactgtcagagagcctcagagccctgggaggtaggggagaagaggaggaggaggaggaggaggagtagcacTGTCAGAGAGCCTCGGAGCCCTGGGAggtaggggagaagaggaggaggaggaggaggaggaggaggagcactgtcagagagcctcagagccctgggaggtaggggagaagaggaggaggaggaggaggaggaggaggaggaggaggaggaacactgtcagagagcctcagagccctgggaggtaggggaggagaggaggaggaggaggaggaggaggaggaggagcactgtcagagagcctcagagccctgggaggtaggggagaagaggaggaggaggaggcggggaggaggaggaggaggaggaggagcactgttagagagcctcagagccctgggaggtaggggagaagaggaggaggaggaggcagaggaggcggaggaggaggaggaggaggaggaggaggaggaggaggaggagcactgtcagagagcctcagagccctgggaggtaggggaggagaggaggaggaggaggaggaggagcactgtcagagagcctcagagccctgggaggtagggggaggagaggaggaggagtaggaggaggaggaggaggaggaggaggaggaggagcactgtCAGAGAGCCTCGGAGCCCTGGGAggtaggggagaagaggaggaggaggaggaggaggaggaggagcactgtcagagagcctcagagccctgggaggtaggggagaagaggaggaggaggaggaggaggaggaggagcactgtcagagagcctcagagccctgggaggtaggggagaagaggaggaggaggaggaggagggaggaggaggaggagcactgtcagagagcctcagagccctgggaggtaggggaggagaggaggaggaggaggaggaggaggaggaggaggaggaggagaactgtcagagagcctcagagccctgggaggtaggggagaagaggaggaggaggaggaggaggaggaggagcactgtcagagagcctcagagccctgggaggtaggggagggaggaggaggaggaggaggaggaggaggaggaggagtagcactgtcagagagcctcagagccctgggaggtagggggagaagaggaggaggaagaggaggaggaggaggaggaggaggaggaggaggagcactgtcagagagcctcagagccctgggaggtaggggagaagaggaggaggagtaggaggaggaggagcactgtcagagagcctcagagccctgggaggtagtggagaagaggaggaggaggagaaggaggaggaggaggaggagtagcactgtcagagagcctcagagccctgggaggtaggggagaagaggaggaggaggaggaggaggagtagcactgtcagagagcctcagagccctgggaggtaggggagaagaggaggaggaggaggaggaggaggaggaggaggaggagcactgtcagagagcctcagagccctgggaggtaggggagaagaggaggaggaggaggaagaggaggaggaggaggaggagcactgtcagagagcctcagagccctgggtggtaggggagaggaggaggagaggtggaggaggaggaggaggagggaggaggaggaggaggaggaggaggaggaggaggaggaggaggaggaggaggaggagggactgtcagagagcctcagagccctgggaggtaggggagaagaggaggaggaggagaaggaggaggaggaggaggagtagcactgtcagagagcctcagagccctgggaggtaggggggagaagaggaggaggaggaggaggaggaggaggaggaggaggaggaggaggaggaggaggaggagcactgtCAGAGAGCCTCAGAGCCCTGTGAggtaggggtgaagaggaggaggaggaggaggaggagtagcacTGTCAGAGAGCCTCAGAGCCCTGTGAggtaggggtgaagaggaggaggaggaggaggaggagtagcactgtcagagagcctcagagccctgagaggtaggggagaagaggaggaggggaggaggaggaggaggaggaggaggaggagtagcactgtcagagagcctcagagccctgggaggtaggggagaagaggaggaggaggaggaggaggaggaggaggagcactgtcagagagcctcagagccctgggaggtagggagaagaggagaggaggaggaagaggaggaggaggaggaggaggagcactgtcagagagcctcagagccctgggtggtaggggagaagaggaggaggaggtggaggagggaggaggaggaggaggaggaggaggaggaggaggaggaggaggaggaggaggaggaggagcactgtcagagagcctcagagccctgggaggtagggggagaagaggaggaggaggagaaggaggaggaggaggaggagtagcactgtcagagagcctcagagccctgggaggtagggggagaagaggaggaggaggaggaggaggaggaggaggaggaggaggaggaggactgtcagagagcctcagagccctgggaggtaggggagaagaggaggaggaggaggaggaggaggaggaggaggaggaggaggaggaggaggaggaggaggaggaggaggagcaggaggaggaggaggaggaggaggaggaggagcactgtCAGAGAGCCTCAGAGCCCTGTGAggtaggggtgaagaggaggaggaggaggaggaggaggagtagcactgtcagagagcctcagagccctgagaggtaggggagaagaggaggaggaggaggatgaggaggaggaggaggaggaggagtagtactttcagagagcctcagagccctgagaggtaggggagaagaggaggaggaggaggaggatgaggaggaggaggaggaggagacgagggGTAAAGTTACAGACTGGCTCTCTGGATACTTCCCAAATGGCTCTCTGTtccctttagaccagagccctatagaaccctgttccctatataagtgcactacttttgagagctctggtctaaagtagtacactatgtagggagtagggttctatagggctgtggtctaaagtagtgcactatatagggaatagggctctggtctaaagtagtacactatatagggaatagggtgccatctgggacacaGTATTTCTCTCATGCTACACTGGGCTTGAAGACGCACAGAGACGCTGCCTGGTTGACCAACTTGTCCATGATAACACAACCACTGCTGAACTCGATGACAGGATAGGAGACGACCAGGGAAGATGGCCGTTTCCTCTGAACAGACATGAATACttgtctatacagtctatactgtctacagtggcttgtgaaagtgttcacccctcttggcattttcacctgttttgttgccttccacaacctggaattaaaatacattttggggAGGGGGGTTGTAGTATCATATGATTTcacaacatgtctaccactttgaagatgcaaaattatttttcttgtgaaacaaacaagatattagacagaaaaacagaaaacttgagtgtgcataactattcacccccacaAAGTCTATACTTTGCTGAGCCacctttgcagcaattacagctgcaagtctcttatgtatgtctctataagttggcacatctagccactgggattttgcccattcttcaaggcaaaactgctccagctccatcaagttggatgggttttgctggtgtacagcaatctttaagtcataccacagattctcaattgtattgaggtctgggttttgactaggccattccaagacatttaaatgtttcccttaaACAACTCGAGTGTAGCTTTAGCAGtaggcttagggtcattgtcctgctggaaggtgaacctccgccccagtctcaaatctctggaagacaaacaggtttccctcaagacgttccctgtatttagcaccatccattattccttcaattctgaccagtgtCCCTACCGATGAAAAACaccccaacagcatgatgctgccaccaccatgctttactgtggggatgatgttctcgggtgatgagaggtgtttgcgccagacatagcgttttccttgatggccaaaagctcaattttagtctcatctgaccagagtaccttcttcatATGTTtaggagtctcccacatgcctttgggtgaacaccaaacatctttgcttattttttctttaagcaatggctttttttctggccctcttccgtaaagcccagctctgaggagtgtacggcttaaagtggtcctatggacagatactccaatctccgctgtagagctttgcagctccttcagggttatctttggtctctttgttgcctctctgattaatgccctccttgcctggtccgtgagttttggtccGTCTCTTGGTTTGTTGTTATTCTATATTTTTTCTTTTTCAATAagggatttaatggtgctctgtgggatgttcaaaattTCTGATATttgtttataacccaaccctgatctgtacttctccacaactttgtatctgacctgtttggagagctccttggtcttcatggtgccccttgcttagagttgttgcagactctggggcctttcagaacaggtgtacatatactgagatcatgtgacacttagattgcacacaggtggactttatttaaataattatgtgacttctgaaggtttcatcagatcttatttaggggcttcatagcaaaggaggTGAATAGATATACACCCACCACTTTTCAGTTGTGTCTGTTTTTCTAAAAACGGTCTCTCAACACAACGGTCTCTCAACACAACACTTCACAGACTAGTACCTAAAACAACTATTGACCAATAACCTTCATGTGGGCGTGGCCTGGCACAAATGCATATAAATCAGTCAAGGATATTCGTATTTTAACAAAATTTGGTGGAAATACTGTCAACACTCAATATATGCAAGAACGTTCATATCGACCACACGGTGGCGCTATAACGGGCACATATTTATATCTCTTGATCTGTTTGACTCAGAGGGATGAAATTTGGCACACGTACTCAGGGATATGTCTAGATAACCCACACAATATTTCAGACACCACTGGCCCCAAATTTTGATGAAACTGGATGCAAGTCTTGCCATTGAGATCCAGCATTTACAAAATAACCCTGATTAGCCCAAAAAGGTGGGGCAGAGAGAGTGGTTGATCTAAGTCTACTCACAGGTGATATAGTATTGCCTTCCCTTGAAAAACTCCAGGCCCCAGAGATTAGGGCTGAACTCCTGGAACTTGAAGGTGAACTTCACGTCTCTGTCCGGCTTGTCACAGTTGAGTAACGGAGTGTCCGATTGGCTGATGCTGCAGCTGTGGAGTTGTTCCCGGGTCACCAGGTACACGCGGTAGTACTCCGGCTCCTTGTTCTCCACCACCCCTGGCCTCACCCGGGGACACACAATGTCCATTTTATCCCCTATCTGAGGGAACAGGACCAGCCCCTGTCCAGGAGAGAACCTgtggaataggagagagagaggagagagagagagagagagagagagagagagagagagagagagagagagagagagagagagagagagagagagacagagaggtagagacagagagagacagagagagagagagagagagagagagagagagagagagagacagagagagagagagagagagagagagagagagagagagacagacagacatacagacagacagagagacagagagagagagacagagaggagagaaagaggggagagagacagagagagagacaaacagacatacagacagacagagagacagagagagacagacagacagagagacagagagagagagagacagagacagaggagagagagagacagagagagagacagagagagagagagagagagagagagagagagagagagagagagagagagagagagagagagagagagagagagagagagagagagagagagagacagagagagagagagagagagagagagagagacagagagaggagagagagagacagagagagagacagacagacagacagacagacagacagacagacagacagacagacagacagacagacagacagacagacagacagacagacagacagacagagagacagagagagagacagacagacagacaaacagagagacagagagacagagagagatggagtgacagagggagagagagagagagagagagagagagagagagagagagagagagagagagagagacagcgagagagacagagagagagagagagagagagagagagagagagagacagacagacagacagacagacagacagacagacagacagacagacagacagacagacagacagacagacagacagacagacagacagacagacagacagacagacagacagagagagagacagagagagagacagacagacagagagacagagagagatggagagagatggagtgacagagggagagagagagacagagagagagagagagagagagagagagagagagagagagagagagagagagagagagagagagagagagatatgagagctTTTACAACCATAATGAGTGGGATGTTGTCTTTATCATAATAACACTAGTAATTTATTTGTTATTGCATATCACTAATTAATAATCATCAATAGATAAACACGCCAATGAATTTGCtaacaatttttttttctgagaCCACAGAAAcactactttaaaaaatatatatatatatggatttACATTTTACAGTAGGACAACATTTTCTCCTTCATCATATTTAATCTATGTCGATAATGTAAATGAAAAGACAACATTTCTGCAATCCCTTCACCATATTTAATCTATGTCGATAACGTAAATGAAAAGACAACATTTTGACAATATAACAGGTATTTATTTCCAGGTGAGTTTTTGCACCACTATATGGTTTATTGCAGAAGAATGGACTGTACCGACTTGGGATTTGAAGAATTCCAATAGACAGAGTCCAGGACGACAGCAGAGCAGCTAGGACTCAGGTTGACAACCAACACTCCTAACCAGAACCAGCAGACGGACCTCCCATCACACGCTGCCGGCAAACATCAATATCACAACACTCCTAACCAGAACCAGCAGACAGACCTCAATATCACAAAACTATTTGGTTTTTCCATGTCAATAACGCTGAAAAGAACACTGTCTCCTCGTATCTTTCTAATCCCTAACGTCCCAGTTCAGATTGAAGGACAGGTTGGGAATAACTCCAGTCTGTTCTAATGTCCCAGATTGAAGGACAGGTTGGGAATAACTCCAGTCCGTTCTAATGTCCCAGTTCAGATCGAATGACAGGTTGGGAATAACTCCAGTCCGTTCTAATGTCCCAGATTGAAGGACAGGTTGGGAATAACTCCAGTCCGTTCTAATGTCCCAGATTGAAGGACAGGTTGAGGTTGGGAATAACTCCAGTCCGTTCTAATGTCCCAGATTGAAGGACAGGTTGGGAATAACTCCAGTTCGTTCTAATGTCCCAGATTGAAGGACAGGTTGGGAATAACTCCAGTCCGTTCTAATGTCCCAGATTGAAGGACAGGTTGAGGTTGGGAATAACTCCAGTCCGGTCTAATGTCCCAGATTGAAGGACAGGTTGGGAATAACTCCAGTCTGTTCTAATG is part of the Oncorhynchus gorbuscha isolate QuinsamMale2020 ecotype Even-year unplaced genomic scaffold, OgorEven_v1.0 Un_scaffold_2235, whole genome shotgun sequence genome and harbors:
- the LOC124025382 gene encoding ephrin-B2a-like — translated: MCSRIHDDHCPQKEELEHLFLTSRMCSRIHDDHCRSQYCSRSASQQWTGDSQLSSSPRSVCWFWLGVLVVNLSPSCSAVVLDSVYWNSSNPKFSPGQGLVLFPQIGDKMDIVCPRVRPGVVENKEPEYYRVYLVTREQLHSCSISQSDTPLLNCDKPDRDVKFTFKFQEFSPNLWGLEFFKGRQYYIT